CAGTGCTACGTTGATGGAACGGATACCGCCACCAACTGGTGTAGTCAAAGGACCTTTGATTGCGATCAGGTATTCACGAACAGCAGTCAGCGTATCTTCTGGCAGCCACTCGTTGTATTGGTTGAAGGATTTTTCACCTGCGAATACTTCGAACCAAGCGATTTTTTTCTCGCCATTGTAAGCTTTCTCTACAGCAGCATCCAGAGCGCGTACGGAAGCTTTCCAGATGTCAGGGCCAGTACCGTCACCCTCGATGAAAGGAATGATCGGATTGTTTGGAACTACCAGTTTACCGTTATCCACAGTAATTTTTTCGCCTACAGTTGGTTGCGTCAGGTTTTTAAACACAAAAAATCCCTCCAGTGTTATATATATTCGGTGATTATGAATATTTCCAGACGTAGGAGAACTACCACTCACTCGTGGTAGTTCTCAAGCTTGCGCTCAGGTGCGATCAGCTTGGCTGACCACCTGCCCTCCACGCTCGAAAATAGCGAGTTCTTAGCGGCGGTCAATTGGAACGTAGTGTTGGTTGACCGGACCGGTGTAATCCGCGCGAGGACGGATCAGGCGATTATTTTCATACTGTTCCATGATGTGTGCCGTCCAACCGGACATACGGCTGATGGCAAAGATCGGTGTGAACAGGTCTGTTTCGAGACCGAGAGAAATGTAAACAGATGCGGAGTAGAAGTCAACGTTTGGCTTCAAGCCTTTTTCGCCGGAAATCATTTCATCGATCTTCACAGACATCTCATACAGCTCAGGGCGACCGATTTGCGCGGTCAGTGCTTTGGACATTTCTTTCAGCCATTTCGCACGTGGGTCACCGTCTTTGTATACACGGTGTCCGAAGCCCATGATTTTTTCCTTGTTATCTAGCTTGGTGCGGATGTAGGATTCTACGTTAGCCATGCCGCCGATTTCGTTGAGCATTTTCGCTACTGCTTCATTAGCGCCACCATGCAGAGGGCCTTTGAGCGTACCGATTGCGGACACGATACCGGAATAAATGTCAGTCAGAGTCGCAACAGATACACGAGCAGAGAATGTAGATGCATTAAACTCATGGTCAGCATGCAGGATCAGAGCAACGTCAAACGCTTTTACTGCCGTTTCTGTTGGCTCTTGGCCTGTGAGCATGTAGAGGAAGTTTTGTGCAATCGTGAAATCTGCACGTGGAGCTACTGGCTCCAGACCTTTACGCATACGCTCGTAAGCAGCGATCAAGGTAGGAGTTTGTGCCATCAGACGGATAGATTTCCGATAGTTGGCTTCAGAAGACATATCTTGCGCTTCTGTGTCGTAGAGCGCTAGCGAAGAGACAGCTGTGCGCAACGCCGCCATTGGGTGTACGCCTTTTGGATAGTGGCGAATGCTTTCCAGCACTTCTTGGGCCACTGCTGCATTTTCACCCAATTGTTTTTTCAAAGCGTCTAGCTGATCACGCTTCGGTAACGCTCCATGCCAGAGCAAATATACAACCTCTTCAAAAGTTGCATGTTCTGCCAGCTCATCGATGTTGATCCCGCCATAGCAAAGAACCCCATCGACGATCGAACAGATGGATGATTGAGCGGCAACAACGCCTTCAAGTCCACGAGTAGTTGTCATTGAACTCCCTCTCCTTTTCCACTCAAGTAGTAGTGCTTATCTAGTCTTCGCTTGTCCGCCATGACTGATAAACGACCTGATCACGTTCAAAAAAGACGACTTTTTGAACATCCTATCTATGCAATTGTAAGCAGCGGTTTCTTTCATCCACCACTCTTGACAGGGAATGTATCCACGCAAATCCTCACAAGGTCGTACATAAAAAATGACGCTCGTGTAAGGGGAGAGGCGAGAGAAAAGAATCCACTAAGACGACCCAATTATAAAAGATTATTGCGATTTTGTGAATAAGGTTGGCGAAAAAATGTTTCGAAGGGTGAAACGGAGTTTTGTTTTTTCGCGATTCTTGCTCCACCCATCAGGCATGCTGCATAATAGAAACATCAGTATTTTGTTCGCACCTTCGCGGCGGAAAGGAGAAATCGTTTGAATCAGGAAAACTGGGTAGAGCGCCTCTTTCAAATCATTCGCTTGTTATGGGTTTGCCTGCTTGTCTATGTAGGGATTTGGGTATTCCAGTACGCAACACCCTTACTGTACCCATTTATAATCGCTTTAATCATTGCGCTCATCATCAACAAACCAGTTACGTTCATGACCAGAAAGTTCCGGATTCCACGCTGGCTTTCGGTCATAATCGCGCTCTTGATTTTGATGCTGCTCGCTGGTGGAGTGGTCACACTGATCATCACGGAAACGGTCGTGGAAATCGGAGAGCTGGCCAAACGCTTGCCAGTCGTTTCACAGGAGCTGGCCCATTATTTGCAAAATACGATTTCTCAAGACTTCTTGATGGGCATTTACAATCAGATTCAGTGGTTTTACGATCAGCTCGATCCAAGCTATAAGGATAAGCTTACCAGTACGGTAGGCAGTGCGATCTCGACCATCACGAATGTCGGGCAGGATTTGATCGTCAAATTCCTGGATGGATTGAAAAACCTTCTTGTTTCACTCCCAAATATGGCGACGGTTTCTGTCATTTCCATCATGGGTGCCTTCTTTATCTCCAAAGATTTTGCTCTTTGGGAAGCGCGGGCTCGCCGTCTTTTGCCAACAGGGGTAAACAGCCGTCTCGATCAAATTTTTATCGATTTGCGCAATGCCTTGTTCGGGTTCGTCAAGGCGCAGTTGACTCTCATCTCCTTAACCGCTGCCATCGTGATTATTGGTCTGTTGTTCATGCGTGTCGAATACGCAATTACGATTGGCTTGATCACGGGCTTGGTTGATCTCTTGCCTTATCTTGGGACAGGGACCGTCTTTGTCCCTTGGATCATCTACATGTTTTTTAAAGGCAATTACACGATGGTCATCGGCTTGTCCATTTTGTACGGGGTCGTCTTGATTTTCCGTCAAATTATCGAGCCAAAAGTCGTTGCGGAAAACGTCGGTCTCGATCCTCTCCTCACGCTGGTTGCGCTGTTTGTCGGCCTCCAGTTGTTTGGATTTTTAGGCTTGATCATCGGACCTGTTTCACTCGTCATGATCAATGCTTTGGTAAAAGCCAACGTCTTCGTCGATGTATGGGGCTATATCCGTGGAAAGAAAACCTGACCCAACATAAAAAGAACCGCTTGCGAGCAGCATGTCACACAGCTCGGAGCGGTTCTTTTTTATAGGGAATATCTGTATTAGCGGCGGAAAAACAATTGAACACGACCAGACGAGATGAGATTCCACAGCCAGCGCTTCAACAGATGACGAATAATCATCCGTGTGTACGGAATGAGGAAGACCAGTCCAATCACATCCGTGACGAATCCAGGCAACAAGAGCAAAATGCCACCGATCAAGATCAAAACACCATCGATGAGCGAATCCGTAGGCATTTGCCCACGCGACAACTGATGTTGGACCATCCGGAATACTCGCATCCCCTGCTGCCTCGCGAGCCAAGCTCCCAAGATCCCCGTGAGAATAACCAGCACGACTGTGTTCCAACCACCGATCCACGATCCAATGGTAATAAGCCCCCAAAGCTCTAATCCAAACGCGACGACAAACAGAATGGCAAAAAAGCGGAACATGCCTATTCCCCTCCTTTATGCTGGGAGTCCAACCAATCATAGATGTCAGGCTCCGCTCGCGACAAGCGAATCGGCCTCAAAGCTGTGTTGGTAAATACATGCATCGTCTCTCCTGAAACCAACAGCTGTTGGTCAGGCAATCTAACAATCTCGTAAGCAAAAGTGAGGCGGACAGGACTCATCTCTTTTACTCGCGTCCGTATTTCTACCTCATCGTCATAGCGGGCGGGTTGTTTGTAAGAGATGTTCGCATCTGTAACAGGCAGAAGTACGCCTTTTTCCTCAAGCTCACGATAGGTGATCCCCGCATGGCGAATCAATTCTGTTCTTCCTACTTCAAACCAGTTCAAGTAATTCGTATGGTAGACCACACCCATCTGATCGGTTTCGCCATAGCGGACGCGCAATCGATGGGAATGAATAATGGGAGTCATTTTGGATCGCTCCTTTCTCTATATCAATAATTGTACCATAGTCCCCCTACTCAAGGCTCATTGATATAGACAGTATATACGGTGCTGTAGTGGTGGAGAGGAAACAGGAGAAAACGCTCAGCTTCTAGGGCCACCCCCTGCAGGATTGACTGCCCGACTCCATGCCAAAAGCGAAACCGCGTCCAAAGTGGTCCATTCAGGATGTGTTTCAGAGGTGGACGCTTAAGGGCGTGTTTCGCTTTTGGCATTCCGTCTCGGTCGGTGTCCCTAAGATCTTCGCTTATTTCTCCTGTTTCCTCTACGAGCTTTCCGTGTTAGATGGGTCTTAAATGCCTTAATAGATTGAAGAATCGCATCTGTTACGCTAGAGAAGAATATTTCCAGGCGTAGCGACTTGTGGAGTCCTACCGAGCGGAGAAGGGATTAGCGGGCAAAAGAAACGCAACCGTGCCCACGCGACGTAGCGGCTACCACTTTTGCGTTTCCCCGCTAATCCCTTCGGAGCGGGCAGTCCAAGCTTCCCCGAGGGACGGAGCCTGGAGCCTAGACTGGAAATATTCTTCTCTAACTACAGCCACATACAACAAAACAGGGGTAGACTGTTTCTTCCAGTCTCCCCCCTGTCTCCTATTATTCGGATCGCTTAGCGAATCGGGCAAGCGCCGCCTTCGCAAGATTCAGCCGTGGACAGATCAGCCTCTCCGCCGGTTTCGTACTGCTGCAAAATCGCAGGATCAAATGGCTTCATGGACTGCTTCAATGCCTCGTACTGTTCTTTGGTGCACTCTTCATATGGAGCCAATTGGTAGTTTCCTCCATCCAATTGCAAGAAGGATACACCTACGAAATTATCCCAGTTTTCGTAAACGATGTCTTCTACTTCTACCCACTCTTCCTTGCGAACCGTAATGGTGTTCGAAGAGTTGTGCTCGGTATATTCTTTCTGGAAACGGAAGTACGTATCGAATTGGCGTTTTGCACTTACTTCGTTCTTCGTTTCTTCTGCACCTGATGCTACAGGGAAATCGATAACGAGTGTGCGTGCATTTGCCATGCGCTCTTCATACGTTTCACCTGGTGATCCTACCTCTGGGTTTACTGTCCAGCCAAGAGCTTGTACTGCTTTAGCCAATGGATCCTCAGCATTGATACGAATGCGGCGGATGTAGTACGGCGAATGGGACCAGTGCAGACCACTGGAGACACCACCAGCTACCTGAGACAGCGTACCTTCCGGCTTCACGGTCGTTACCAGGAGTGGAGAATTCACTCGCAGCTCATACGCATAACGGTTCGCCTCGTCACGAGCAGCATCGCCCAGCTTGCGCAGCAGTTCGAGCTCTTGCTCTTCTGTATAGCCAAGGGATGCCAGCGCATCCTTCACACCAGTAAGGGAAGTTCCGAGCAAACGGTCACGCTGTTGAACGGTATCCCAATGCGGCAGCTCCAACGTAACCAGCGTCATACGCAGACCGGCACGAGCAGATTTGCGTTGTGCTTCCAGCAAGCCATCGAGATCCAGATACTTGGAGCCATCCTCGCGATCCTTCACGAATTCAACCAGATTGACTGTCGTCAGGTTGCAGACGCCATAAGAATCGAGCAGGATTTCTGCACAAGGGTTCAAGCCCTCTGCATTTGGACGACGACGGTTTGCTTCTTCCAAGTTGATGAAGCCTGGTTCGCCTTCCAATTGCATCAAGGTGAACACAAGGTTCAAGAATGGCTTGGTCGGTTGTTTGGTAAAGGCGATCGAGTTGTTGGACATGCGGCGGTGATCCAGACCGGAGCGTCCATCTCCTACATTTTGGATGCTGTCAAACCATACAGGCTTATGCTCTCCCAACAGCTCGCCTACACGACGGTGGTGGTTCAGCTGATCCTCTGTCCAGAAGCCATTGATGCCGTATTTCGCCAGCATGCACTCGTAATCATCGTGATCGAACAGGAAAATTTCCGCTGTACGGCGTACGCCACCTACTACGACGTTTGCTCCGATGAGGTTTCCAATGTCGAGAATATGTATCGGACGGATTTTACCGTATCCTTTTCCATCACTCTCGATTGGTGCCAAATGCTGGTCGATTTGGTTTTTCAACACTTTATCGATTCCTTCAAACATTTCACGAAGTGGTTCATGACCACTAGCAGTACCGCCAAAACGCTTCAGTCGCTCGCCTTTCGGACGCACGCTGTTGTAAGAGATTTTCACGGTGTGAATGTGTTCATAAGTGGAATCTGTCAAAATTTGCAGGTAGAGACGGAGGGATTCTACCCAGCCTTCTTTACTGTCTCCCACATAAATTTTGGCAAAGCCGTTATCCAGTACATTCAGCTCAGAGCGCTCCAGGCGTTGATGCTTTGGCAACGGTCTGTATTCAGAAGAAAGCAGCGAAACATTCGTGCGAATCGGGCCCAGTCCAGCAGCCATTTCCTTCGTGCATTTGAAGCCTACGCCAGTTCCTACCAAGAGAAGGTAGAACAAATCGCCCAAGTCATCCCAAGACTTGATGTTCAGGAAGGAGCAGTTGAAGTTCGCCAACGGATACAAATCCGCTACGCCGTTGTCTGCACCGCCAACCCACAAGGTACGGCCAGACAAAAACTGGCGAAGGTTAAACATGTTGTCAAACAAACCTTCTGCCTCTTTTTCCATTGCGCGAGAATCGGCGTACATTCCGATTTTGTTCAAATGCTGATAAGCCAGCTTAATATTGTAATCCACCGAGCGGCGGCAAGTTTCTTTCCACGTTTCTCGTCTTCCCTTTTCCGGTACAAAGCGAGAATAAGTACGGTAGTAAACAAATTGTCCCAGAGGACTCATATGGATCGGAAAATCAGGATATTGATTTAAGAATTCATCCCGCAAAAATTGAGTTCGGGATACGGTTTCGGTCGCCAGCATATCGTTCCTCCTTCGAATCTTTCCTCTCTAGTTTAACTATCTTTATCTGTAAAACTCAATAGTTTTACCTATATATTGTGCGAAATAATTTTCGACAATACTAGATGTTGTGTTTGCTCTAAAAAAACACTTGACACAAAATCCCGAACATTGGACGTACAGAAGGACCCTTTTTTGTTCAGCCTTTTCCTGGCAACGAGCGCTACAACACCCATTCTGTCATGATTTGGAAACCCCGAACGTATGGATTTAATCCGTCCTGACACAAAGCCACCGACCGATTTTAACAGATTCCCACTCGCTTTGCACCACCTAATAATCACCGTTATCTGGTAAAACTTATCAGGTAGTTCGTCGGCTAATCCTTTTTCCCCAAGCCAAAAAAGGGTGACGCTTGGTCACCCTTCAGAGGTATTCTGTATGAAAGATGAATAGTATTACCTACAGAATCCGGGCATGCCCTGAGTAAATATGCCCACGTTCAGAATCCACCGTTACGATTTGCCCGTCCTTCAATACATCCGTAGCAAATTGCACACCTACGATGACTGGAACGCCGAGATTCAAGCCTACGATGGCTGCGTGAGAGGTAAGTCCACCCTCTTCGCAAATCACTGCGCCAGCCTTGCCAAACGCTTCAATCATATCGGAGTCGGTACCGATGGTTACGAGGATCGCCCCTTCTTCTACCTTTGCCAGCGCCTCTTCAGCGGATCTAGCAATAACTACCTTGTTTGTGACAACTTTTCGGCCGATTCCTTGTCCTTTTGCTACCACATCGCCAATGACGTGGATTTTCATCAGGTTCGTTGTCCCAACTTCACGGACAGGTACGCCTGCTGTGATCACAACGAGATCGCCATGACGAACGAAGCCTGCATCGAGCGCCTCCTGGACAGACATCTCCAGCATTTCATCGGTTGTATTCGCCATTTCGCCCTTCACCGGATACACGCCATTTACGAGTGCAAGACGGCGAATAATCGCTTCATGCGGCGTTACAGCCACGATCGGTGCTTTTGGACGGAACTTTGATACCATGCGAGCTGTGTGTCCGCTTTCGGTCGCAGTAATAATTGCTGCTGCGTCCAGATCCAATGCTGCATTGGATACAGCTTGGCTGATGGCATCGGTAATCGTCACTTGTTTGAGCTGTGCTTGTGCGTACAAGATCTCACGATAATTCAGCTCTTGCTCTGCACGTACAGCGATGCGCACCATGGTTTCGACAGACTCAACCGGGTATTTACCGGCAGCCGTCTCACCGGAGAGCATAATTGCGTCTGTACCATCGAAAATGGCGTTCGCAACGTCACTCGCTTCCGCACGTGTCGGACGTGGGTTGCGCTGCATGGAATCAAGCATTTGTGTCGCCGTAATAACTGGCTTCGCGAGTTCATTACACTTCTTGATCAGCTTCTTCTGAACAAGTGGTACTTCTTCTGCCGGAATCTCTACGCCCAAATCACCGCGCGCAACCATGATTCCATCTGTTACTACCAGAATTTCGTCTACGTTATCGACGCCTTCTTGGTTTTCGATTTTCGCGATAATATCGATACGCACGTTATGGCGCTCCAGGATTTTGCGAATCTCCAAGATATCCGATGCTTTTCGTACGAAGGAAGCCGCAATGAAATCGACTCCTTGTTCAATACCGAATTCGATATCCTGTGCATCCTTTTCTGTGATACCTGGCAAGTTGATTTTGACACCCGGAACATTGACGCCTTTTTTGCTCTTCAGTGTTCCACCGTTTTTGATCAAGCAGATGATTTCGGTGTCACTCACTTCCTGTACAGTTAACCCGATCAAACCGTCGTCGATCAAGATCGTATCGTCGATTTTTACATCACGAGGCAATTCCGGATACGTAATGGAGACGCGCTCAACAGTACCTGGTACTTCCTCAGTGGTGAGGATCAGCGTATTTCCTTCTACGAGCTCGACTGCATCTACTGCGAGCGTACCCGTACGAATTTCAGGACCTTTTGTATCCAACAGGATTGCAACAGGTTTCCCGGTTTCTTTTGATGCCTGACGAATGTTTACAATTCGCGCCGCATGCTCCTCATGGGAACCGTGCGAGAAATTCAAACGCGCTACGTTCATTCCTGCTTCGATCAATTTTTTCAGTGTTTCAACCGTTTCACTCGCCGGTCCAATGGTACACACGATTTTTGCTTTCCTTAACATAGGATGTAAGCCTCCTCTACACTCCGAAAACTGTTAGTTTTATATAGATAGCGTGCGCGCCAATTGATAAATGGATAAATCCAATTGATGCTTTTTCGCCAATGCTTCCTGAAAATCAACGTCAACGATCTCGTTGTTCTGAATCCCAACCATTCGGTCCTGCTTGCCTTTCAACAACAAATCGACAGCTGCTGCACCCATTCGGCTCGCCAGCATTCGGTCCATCGCAGTAGGGGAACCACCACGCTGAATATGACCCAGTACCGTTACGCGAGTCTCCCAGCCCGTCTCTTTCGTGATCGCTTCGGCATAAGAAGCTGCACTTCCTACCCCTTCCGCCACAATGATGATGGAATGCTTTTTACCACGGCGCTGTCCAGCATGCAGACGCTCAATAATATCGTCCAGCTCCTGCGACGCTTCCGGGATAATAATGGACTCGGCACCAGCTGCAAGCCCTGCCCACAATGCCAGATCGCCAGCATCTCGCCCCATTACTTCAATAATGTACGTGCGTTCATGCGAGGTGGCCGTATCGCGGATTTTATCGATCGCTTCCACAACGGTATTCAATGCGGTATCAAACCCGATCGTGAAATCGGTGCATGGAATATCATTATCAATCGTACCCGGTACGCCAATCGTCGGGAAGCCTCTTTCGGTCAGCTTCTGTGCACCGCGAAACGACCCGTCTCCCCCAATCACAATCAGACCCTCAATTCCATGAGCACGTAATTGCTCCACTGCTTTTTGCTGTCCGGCTTCCGTCTTGAACGCTTCACTGCGAGCGGAGTACAGAATGGTTCCTCCCCGTTGGATAATATCCCCAACAGAGCCTAGAGACATCTCCTTGATATCTCCCCTCATCAGCCCTTCGTATCCGTGGTAAACCCCAAACATTTGTACTTCGTGAAAATGAGCACGACGTACAGCCGCCCGGACTGCGGCATTCATTCCAGGAGAATCTCCACCGCTAGTGAGAACTGCAAGTTTTCGCATGGAATCCACCTCTCCAATCATATCGTCTTTAGCATGTCATTTAACGGAAACAGTATGTACCATACTTTGTATGAAACATGCTGTATCACTCAATTCCTCATATCTGTTATACACTGAAAAGATATGTGCCATACTTTTCGAAAGCTCTGATAACTCTTTCATTCGACTTCGATTGTAGCAGATTTTCCTCGGAGAAAAAAGAAAAAAACGCCCCCTGTTTCTTACAGGGTGGCGAATTCTCCGATCTGTTTAAACTTCTCGTAACGGTCCTGTATCAATTCTTCTGGAGTTAAACGGCCCAGCTGTTCTAGTTGTTCCGCGATGACCGCCTTGACCATCCCTGCCTGCGCGATCAAATCACGATGGGCTCCTCCGAATGGTTCATCAATAATTCCATCAATGACTCCTAATTCCAACAAATCAGGAGCCGTAATTTTCATCGTCTCCGCTGCACGCATACCCAAGCTGGAGTCTCTCCAGAGAATCGCAGCGGCACTCTCCGGTGCAATCACGGAGTAATAGGAATTCTCCAACATATAGATGCGGTTGCCTACGCTGATCGCCAAGGCTCCCCCGCTTCCGCCTTCCCCGATAACAATACAAATAATCGGCACGCCAAATGTCGCCATTTCACGCAGATTGCGGGCAATCGCTTCGCTCTGACCGCGCTCTTCTGCCGCTTTTCCAGGATAAGCACCTGATGTATTGATAAAGCAAATAATCGGGCGACCGAACTTGTCCGCCTGCTGCATAATGCGCAATGCCTTCCGGTAGCCTTCTGGGTGAGCCATCCCGAAGTTGCGCTTGATGTTGTCTTTTGTGTCTTTCCCTTTTTGGTGACCGATGATCGTAACGGGGCGCCCATCCAGCTTGGCAATTCCACCCACAATAGAATGGTCGTCTCCGAACAAACGGTCCCCATGAACCTCGATAAAATCAGTAAAAAGTAGTTGTATATAGTCCAAAGTCGTTGGCCGTTCCGGATGACGAGCCAACTGTACGCGTTGCCATGGAGTCAAATTACCGTAAATTTGCTCAGCAAGCTCTTTTGATTTTTGTTCGAGACGCTGTATTTCATCAGAGAAATCAATTCCCTTTTCCTCAGTAAAACGGCGCAATTCCTTAATCTTATCTTGTAATTCTACTAATGGCTTTTCAAAGGAGAGCTCGCCTGCCATGTTTCTACTCCTTCCCGAGACGTGTGCATCTCTACCAGTTTGGACAGCGTATTACGCATATCCTTACGGTGTACCACCATATCGAGTTGCCCGTTTTTTAACAAGAATTCCGCTGTTTGGAAGTCTTTTGGCAACTCCTGACGGATCGTTTGCTCAATGACTCGACGCCCAGCAAAACCGATCATAGCTCCTGGTTCTGCGATATTGTAATCTCCCAACGAAGAAAAGCTGGCTGATACGCCACCATATGTAGGATTCGTCATGACCGAGACAAACAACAAGCGTTCGCGATCCAATCGAGACAACGCTGCGCTGGTTTTCGCCATTTGCATCAGGCTCAATACGCCTTCTTGCATACGTGCTCCACCAGATGCACTGAACAGAATGAAAGGCAAACGCCGTTCGATCGCTTGCTCAATTGCGCGCGTGATTTTTTCCCCGACGACTGATCCCATACTCGCCATACGGAAACGAGAATCCATGACCCCAATCACAATGCGGCTTCCACCCAGAACACCTTCGCCTGTAATGATCGCCTCGTTCAAATTGGTGTTGGCCATATCTTGCTCCATTTTTTCCAAATAACCAGGAAAACCGAGTGGATTGGCGGTAATCAAATTGGCATCAAATTCTTCTGTCAGAACCCCATCATCCAGAAGCGCTTGCAGACGCTCTGGAGCGGACATGGAGTAATGGAACTGGCAGCCTTTGCAGACGCGCAAATTCTTCTCCAAATCCTTTGAGTAGTGAATCGTCCCACAATGTGGGCATTTATTCATTAATCCCTCAGGGACTTCCTTTTCTTTCGTACCCGCTTCCTTGCTAGTTTCGGTGGAAGCAGGGACACGTGCTAGTGTCTCTGAAGGAACTGTAGCGAATTTGCGCTTTTTCCCAAAAAGATCTTTAAGCACAGGTACACCCACCTTTCTCTTCAGTGAAGGATCGTGCCGAGTACATCCCGGACTTCGTTTAGTTCGCTCTCCGGCACAAGAATCTCGTATTGCTTCGAGACCTTACCTTCGCGAACCTTTACCAAAAACCCTTCATCTGTCAAACGTTGCTGTATCCGTTCTGCAATTCTAGCGCTAGGAGCGATGTAGATGACCGTCCACATGCTGGCTTCCTCCTCAATCGTCCAATACAGGACTGCATCATCATATCACAGCGCCAGCGCCCCTCGCAAATTGGGGGAAAACTAAAGCTTGCTGTTCTCCAAATGCTTCTTCATTCTCTCTAATGCGACGTTCACATCGCCTTCGCGAATGGCTTCCATAATCTGTCGATGCTCTACGAGTGCTGCACTCGCTCTGCCTTCGCGTGACAGTGATTCAATACGGATACTGTTGCTGTACTCAACCAAAGGCGTCCAGATGCGATGCAGAATCGAGTTGCGGCTGGAGCGACATATGACACGATGAAACTGATAGTCTTCCTCCGCAGGTACCTCGCCTCTTGCTACTCTTTCCTCCGCAATGGCCAGGATGCGTTCCATTTCATCAAAATGCTTGTCAGTCGCCCGTCTACAGGCTAAGCGGACAGCATCCAGCTCTAGCATTCGCCGCATCTCGATCAAGTCCTTCTTGGTTTTGGTATCCCGTAGGATAAAAAAGCCAAGAATATCGATCAGCCGATTGTGTCGGTAATGCTTGAGGAAGGTGCCTTCCCCGCGACGCGTCTCAATGAGTCCGAGTAGCTCCAGAGCCCGAAGAGCCTCTCGTACAGAGGAGCGACCTGCTCCCAGTTGCTCGGACAGCTCTCGCTCAGACGGCAGCTTGTCCCCGGGTCGCAAGTTTTGCTCCTGAATGATTTCATGAAGTTGCAGGAGAATTCCTTCGTAAACCTTT
This genomic stretch from Brevibacillus sp. DP1.3A harbors:
- the pfkA gene encoding 6-phosphofructokinase: MRKLAVLTSGGDSPGMNAAVRAAVRRAHFHEVQMFGVYHGYEGLMRGDIKEMSLGSVGDIIQRGGTILYSARSEAFKTEAGQQKAVEQLRAHGIEGLIVIGGDGSFRGAQKLTERGFPTIGVPGTIDNDIPCTDFTIGFDTALNTVVEAIDKIRDTATSHERTYIIEVMGRDAGDLALWAGLAAGAESIIIPEASQELDDIIERLHAGQRRGKKHSIIIVAEGVGSAASYAEAITKETGWETRVTVLGHIQRGGSPTAMDRMLASRMGAAAVDLLLKGKQDRMVGIQNNEIVDVDFQEALAKKHQLDLSIYQLARTLSI
- the accA gene encoding acetyl-CoA carboxylase carboxyl transferase subunit alpha, translated to MAGELSFEKPLVELQDKIKELRRFTEEKGIDFSDEIQRLEQKSKELAEQIYGNLTPWQRVQLARHPERPTTLDYIQLLFTDFIEVHGDRLFGDDHSIVGGIAKLDGRPVTIIGHQKGKDTKDNIKRNFGMAHPEGYRKALRIMQQADKFGRPIICFINTSGAYPGKAAEERGQSEAIARNLREMATFGVPIICIVIGEGGSGGALAISVGNRIYMLENSYYSVIAPESAAAILWRDSSLGMRAAETMKITAPDLLELGVIDGIIDEPFGGAHRDLIAQAGMVKAVIAEQLEQLGRLTPEELIQDRYEKFKQIGEFATL
- the accD gene encoding acetyl-CoA carboxylase, carboxyltransferase subunit beta, with product MLKDLFGKKRKFATVPSETLARVPASTETSKEAGTKEKEVPEGLMNKCPHCGTIHYSKDLEKNLRVCKGCQFHYSMSAPERLQALLDDGVLTEEFDANLITANPLGFPGYLEKMEQDMANTNLNEAIITGEGVLGGSRIVIGVMDSRFRMASMGSVVGEKITRAIEQAIERRLPFILFSASGGARMQEGVLSLMQMAKTSAALSRLDRERLLFVSVMTNPTYGGVSASFSSLGDYNIAEPGAMIGFAGRRVIEQTIRQELPKDFQTAEFLLKNGQLDMVVHRKDMRNTLSKLVEMHTSREGVETWQASSPLKSH
- a CDS encoding FadR/GntR family transcriptional regulator codes for the protein MLDSSQDRKVYEGILLQLHEIIQEQNLRPGDKLPSERELSEQLGAGRSSVREALRALELLGLIETRRGEGTFLKHYRHNRLIDILGFFILRDTKTKKDLIEMRRMLELDAVRLACRRATDKHFDEMERILAIAEERVARGEVPAEEDYQFHRVICRSSRNSILHRIWTPLVEYSNSIRIESLSREGRASAALVEHRQIMEAIREGDVNVALERMKKHLENSKL